DNA sequence from the Acetoanaerobium noterae genome:
GGTAAAATTCAAACAGCGGATTTATTAAGAGCAGTTGTAAATAAAGAAAATGGACTAAGAACTGGAAAGGTTATGTCACATATAGTTATTCATGAAATTCCTACATATCACAAGCTTCTTGCAGTCACAGATGGTGGAATGATGATGTATCCAAACCTTGATGAGAAAAAGCAGATTTTAGAAAACGCTGTAAGTACATTTTTAGCACTTGGTTATGAAAATCCCAAAGTAGCTGTATTGGCAGCTGTTGAAACTGTGAATCCTAAAATGCAAGAATCTGTGGATGCAGATCTGCTTAAAAAAATGAATATAAAAGGTGAAATAATAAACTGCATAGTAGAAGGACCGATATCCTATGACTTGACAATGAGCAAGGAATCAGCAAGTATTAAAGGCTTTGTGAGCCCTGTAACTGGTGAAGCTGATATTATTATGGTTCCAAATATAACAGTAGGAAATATTCTAGGAAAGTCTTTAGTGTATTCTGCTGGAGCAAAAATGGCAGGCTTTATAGTTGGAGCAAAGGTTCCAATAGTTTTAACCTCGAGAGGTTCTACTTCAGAGGAAAAATACTTGTCACTAGCACTATCTGCATCAGCAGTAAAATAAGATGGAAGGAAAGGTAGAGATATATGAAAAAATTACTAACAGGAAATGAAGCTATTGCTCGTGGAGCCTGGGAAGCTGGAGTGAAATTTGCATCTGCATATCCAGGAACTCCAAGTACAGAAATACTTGAAAATACAGCATTATATAAAGAAGATATTTTAGCTGAATGGGCACCAAATGAAAAAGTCGCACTAGAAGCAGTGATAGGAGCATCTTTTGCTGGAGCAAGAACTTTTGCCGCTATGAAGCATGTGGGAGTGAATGTAGCAGCAGATCCATTGTTTACATTTTCCTATACAGGAGTAAATGGAGGGATGGTTTTAATTTCTGCTGATGAACCAGGTTATCATTCTTCTCAAAATGAACAAGACAATAGAAACTATGCAAAATTTGCAAAAATTCCTATGCTAGAGCCATCAGATAGTCAAGAATCAAAAGATATGATGAAGCTGGCTTTTGAGATAAGTGAAGATTATAACACTCCTGTTATGCTTAGAGTAACTACTAGAGTATGTCATTCAAAGAGCATAGTTAAGTGTAGTGATAGACAAGAAGCAGGAATAAAGGAATATTCTAAGGATTTAAATAGATATCCAGTACCATCAAATGTTGGCGGGATGAGAAAAAGAGTAGAAGAAAGACTGACAAAGCTACAAGATTATTCGAATAATACAAAGCTTAACTTTATTGAGTGGAATAATAAAAAGATTGGAGTAATTGCATCAGGAGCTTGCTATAGATATGCAAAGGAAGTTTTTGGGGATTCAGTTTCTTATTTGAAATTGGGCTTTACAAATCCTCTTCCTAACGAAAAGCTTGTAGAATTTTGCAGTGAAGTAGAAAAAATATATGTTATTGAGGAAAATGATTCATATATAGAGGACCAAGTTAGAATATTAGGCTTTG
Encoded proteins:
- a CDS encoding bifunctional enoyl-CoA hydratase/phosphate acetyltransferase, whose translation is MEYKSFDDLIKKVQNLGSKKKVAVVSAQDEHTLEAVFKAKKDNIVEPILIGNKKKIIEILSRLHESVLEESIINVESDSEAAEKAVELINENKADFIMKGKIQTADLLRAVVNKENGLRTGKVMSHIVIHEIPTYHKLLAVTDGGMMMYPNLDEKKQILENAVSTFLALGYENPKVAVLAAVETVNPKMQESVDADLLKKMNIKGEIINCIVEGPISYDLTMSKESASIKGFVSPVTGEADIIMVPNITVGNILGKSLVYSAGAKMAGFIVGAKVPIVLTSRGSTSEEKYLSLALSASAVK